A single genomic interval of Pyrus communis chromosome 7, drPyrComm1.1, whole genome shotgun sequence harbors:
- the LOC137740872 gene encoding protein C2-DOMAIN ABA-RELATED 4-like: MEHLLGLLRVRVVRGTNLAVRDIRSSDPYVVVKMGKQKLKTRVVKKTVNPEWNEDLTLSVADPSLPIKLFVYDKDTFSLDDKMGDAEFEIGPFVQALRVGLQGVPSGTIISRFQPSRQNCLAEESCIAYTDGQVIQNMCIRLRNVESGELELQLQWIDVPGSRGL, from the exons ATGGAGCATCTGTTGGGTCTTCTTAGAGTTCGAGTGGTGAGAGGGACGAACCTTGCTGTTCGAGATATCCGAAGCAGTGATCCTTATGTCGTCGTCAAAATGGGCAAGCAG AAGTTAAAGACTCGTGTAGTGAAGAAGACTGTCAATCCGGAGTGGAACGAAGACTTAACTCTTTCGGTTGCAGATCCAAGCCTTCCTATCAAACTT TTTGTGTATGACAAAGACACGTTTAGTCTTGATGACAAGATGGGGGATGCTGAGTTTGAGATTGGTCCTTTTGTTCAAGCTTTACGTGTGGGTTTGCAAGGCGTACCAAGTGGAACCATAATTTCAAGATTCCAACCAAGCCGGCAAAACTGTCTAGCTGAAGAGAGCTGCATCGCCTATACTGATGGCCAAGTTATCCAGAATATGTGTATCAGGCTGAGAAATGTGGAGAGTGGGGAACTGGAGCTCCAATTACAGTGGATTGATGTTCCTGGCTCTAGGGGTTTGTAG
- the LOC137740158 gene encoding transcription factor MYB1-like, with protein sequence MEGYNVNLSVRKGAWTREEDNLLRQCIEIHGEGKWNQVSYKAGLNRCRKSCRQRWLNYLKPNIKRGDFKEDEVDLILRLHRLLGNRWSLIARRLPGRTANDVKNYWYTRLRIDSRMKTVKNKSQETRKTNVIRPQPQKFIKSSYYLSSKEPILEHIQSAEDLSTPSQTSSSTKNGNDWWETLLEGEDTFERAACPSIELEEELFTSFWFDDRLSARSCANFPEEGQSRSEFSFSMDLWNHSKEE encoded by the exons ATGGAGGGATATAACGTTAACTTGAGTGTGAGAAAAGGTGCCTGGACTCGAGAGGAGGACAATCTTCTCAGGCAGTGCATTGAGATTCATGGAGAGGGAAAGTGGAACCAAGTTTCATACAAAGCAG GCTTAAACAGGTGCAGGAAGAGTTGCAGACAAAGATGGTTAAACTATCTGAAGCCAAATATCAAGAGAGGAGACTTTAAAGAGGATGAAGTAGATCTTATACTTAGACTTCACAGGCTTTTGGGAAACAG GTGGTCATTGATTGCTAGAAGACTTCCAGGAAGAACAGCGAATGATGTGAAAAATTATTGGTACACTCGATTGCGGATCGATTCTCGCATGAAAACGGTGAAAAATAAATCTCAAGAAACGAGAAAGACCAATGTGATAAGACCTCAGCcccaaaaattcatcaaaagttCATATTACTTAAGTAGTAAAGAACCAATTCTAGAACATATTCAATCAGCAGAAGATTTAAGTACGCCATCACAAACGTCGTCGTCAACAAAGAACGGAAATGATTGGTGGGAGACCTTGTTAGAAGGCGAGGATACTTTTGAAAGGGCTGCATGTCCCAGCATTGAGTTAGAGGAAGAACTCTTCACAAGTTTTTGGTTTGATGATCGACTGTCGGCAAGATCATGTGCCAATTTTCCTGAAGAAGGACAAAGTAGAAGTGAATTCTCCTTTAGCATGGACCTTTGGAATCATTCAAAAGAAGAATAG
- the LOC137740298 gene encoding transcription factor MYB1-like — protein MEGYNVNLSVMRKGAWTREEDDLLRQRIEILGEGKWHQVPHKAGLNRCRKSCRLRWLNYLKPNIKRGDFTEDEVDLIVRLHKLLGNRWSLIAGRLPGRTSNDVKNYWNTRLRIDSRVKTMKNKFQETRKTVVIRPQPQKFIQSSYYLNSKEPILDHIQSAEDLSTPSQTLSSTKNGNDWWETLLEDEDTFKRIACPSLQLEEEHFTSFWLDDMQQSSRSCVTFPEVGQSRGDFSLNMDLWDHSKDE, from the exons ATGGAGGGATATAACGTTAACTTGAGTGTGATGAGAAAAGGTGCCTGGACTCGAGAGGAAGATGATCTTCTCAGGCAGCGCATAGAGATTCTTGGGGAAGGAAAGTGGCACCAAGTTCCTCACAAAGCGG GCTTAAACAGGTGCAGGAAGAGCTGCAGACTAAGATGGTTGAACTATCTGAAGCCAAATATCAAGAGAGGAGACTTTACAGAGGATGAAGTAGATCTTATAGTTAGACTTCACAAGCTTTTAGGAAACAG GTGGTCATTGATTGCTGGAAGACTTCCAGGAAGAACATCGAATGATGTGAAAAATTATTGGAACACTCGATTGCGGATCGATTCTCGCGTGAAAACGATGAAAAATAAATTCCAAGAAACGAGGAAGACCGTAGTGATAAGACCTCAACcccagaaattcatccaaagTTCATATTACTTGAACAGTAAAGAACCAATTCTGGACCATATTCAATCAGCAGAAGATTTAAGTACGCCATCACAAACGTTGTCATCGACAAAGAATGGAAATGATTGGTGGGAAACCTTGTTAGAAGACGAGGATACTTTTAAAAGAATTGCATGTCCCAGCCTTCAGTTAGAGGAAGAACACTTCACAAGTTTTTGGCTTGATGATATGCAACAGTCGTCAAGATCATGTGTCACTTTTCCTGAAGTAGGACAAAGTAGAGGTGATTTTTCCTTGAACATGGACCTTTGGGATCATTCAAAAGACGAATAG